From a region of the Haematobia irritans isolate KBUSLIRL chromosome 4, ASM5000362v1, whole genome shotgun sequence genome:
- the LOC142234667 gene encoding uncharacterized protein LOC142234667: MKLKNRIPFVILWTILLLKGCNARQMEKRGVMDNLNEGLKFAGQMFGVNTAADVANLVAKAFSTTSNKGKPDLVSLLQKGLQAIPSSTSATSSEEQIRQTEKRHTHESMESNRNYNRDNDRLNGGESSEKSSSSGQNDNFGLNTAKFVTSMLRMVGFDATKLGALAINVLIMLASTIGTTLLGGGGGGGKPTKPQRTKNVYSSDDYNAETGPEEVYGPNDHQPRELMEGTPFDWFLQNPSKQMKSLLDQAIDTNLSDKIIKMIENHETTGNERSCLKMLICKSSPFIWGMQKSVKNRIRGDDKENIESIKSEETQRPYDVESLYTHMPSLDEFRDHAVKCDQLYSNVCNTKKLHQRNQN, from the exons ATGAAACTAAAAAATCGTATTCCTTTTGTCATTCTTTGGACAATTTTACTGCTCAAGGGATGCAATGCGAGGCAAATGGAAAAACGTGGTGTAATGGACAATTTAAACGAaggcttaaaatttgctggacaAATGTTTG GCGTCAATACCGCAGCtgatgtggcaaatttggtggcGAAAGCCTTTTCTACTACTTCTAACAAAGGCAAGCCAGATTTAGTTTCTCTCTTGCAAAAGGGCCTACAGGCTATACCCTCCTCCACATCGGCCACATCATCTGAAGAACAAATTCGACAAACCGAAAAACGACATACCCACGAGTCAATGGAGAGCAACCGAAACTATAATCGTGACAATGATAGATTGAATGGAGGAGAATCTTCAGAAAAATCGTCTTCTTCCggacaaaatgacaattttgggTTAAACACAGCTAAATTTGTCACCAGTATGTTACGTATGGTTGGATTTGATGCCACAAAACTTGGAGCTTTGGCGATAAATGTTTTAATAATGCTGGCCTCTACG ATAGGAACCACTCTGctaggaggaggaggaggaggaggaaaACCCACGAAACCTCAGCGCACTAAAAACGTATACTCTTCAGATGACTATAATGCAGAAACAGGGCCTGAGGAAGTATATGGTCCCAATGATCATCAACCACGAGAATTGATGGAAGGTACTCCTTTTGATTGGTTCCTCCAGAATCCATCTAAACAAATGAAATCGTTGCTAGATCAGGCCATCGATACTAATTTATctgataaaataattaaaatgataGAAAATCATGAAACGACTGGAAACGAACGATCATGCCTTAAAATGCTTATATGCAAAAGTTCTCCGTTCATCTGGGGCATGCAAAAGTCTGTAAAGAATCGTATCCGTGGTGAtgacaaagaaaatattgaatcaataaaatctgAGGAAACCCAAAGACCATACGATGTTGAAAGTTTATATACACACATGCCATCATTAGATGAGTTTAGAGATCATGCTGTCAAATGTGACCAATTATATTCGAATGTGTGTAATACAAAGAAATTGCATCAACGAAATcagaattga